The following proteins are encoded in a genomic region of Sphingobacteriales bacterium:
- a CDS encoding DUF4254 domain-containing protein, giving the protein MKLTYQHISDVFRHYLSDASNESDAQDEIGKLLHDCIATNTKLWKLEDVARMHHLGYESVAKTKMEIDIVNHKRNETINILDSFLDKHLCNVQLESSSKFYSESPGMLIDRLAILFIKQNFIRQLIDKMDDKLLRIEFAEKEQLLNQNITDLGLFLDQYFDRIRNGETFFKIYKPLKIYNDQRIMRYIKSMTID; this is encoded by the coding sequence ATGAAACTAACCTATCAACATATTTCAGATGTCTTTCGTCACTATTTGAGTGATGCTTCAAATGAGTCTGACGCTCAGGATGAAATCGGCAAATTGTTACATGACTGCATAGCAACGAATACAAAACTTTGGAAACTGGAAGATGTGGCAAGAATGCACCATTTGGGTTACGAATCTGTTGCCAAGACAAAGATGGAAATTGACATCGTTAATCATAAAAGGAATGAAACAATAAACATACTTGATTCATTTCTTGACAAACATCTTTGTAATGTTCAGCTTGAATCCAGCTCAAAATTCTATTCAGAAAGTCCGGGAATGTTAATTGACAGGCTTGCTATTTTATTCATTAAACAGAATTTCATACGGCAATTGATTGATAAAATGGATGACAAGCTCCTAAGAATTGAATTTGCTGAAAAAGAACAGCTGTTAAATCAAAACATAACAGACCTAGGCTTGTTCTTAGACCAATACTTTGACAGAATCAGAAACGGTGAAACTTTCTTTAAGATTTACAAGCCGCTCAAGATATATAATGACCAAAGAATAATGAGATACATTAAATCAATGACCATAGATTGA
- a CDS encoding pyridoxal phosphate-dependent aminotransferase — MLPTSDTLNRVSESATIKMAQLSRELSAKGVNVISLSLGEPDFNTPQHIKEAAKKAIDSGKYDSYSPISGYLDLRQAICEKLKRDNQLEYKPENIVVSTGAKQSLANIFISFLNEGDEVIIPAPFWVSYPEQVKLCNAVPVYIPTSVDADFKMTAAQLEAAITPKTKFLVYSSPSNPTGSVYTKEELESFVQVLERHPHVYVISDEIYEHINYTGKHVSIAEFPSMKDRTIVVNGQAKGYAMTGWRIGYMAAPASIAKACDKLQGQITSGTNSVAQHATITALLGDQQPTYDMREAFRKRRDLVLDMLKDIPNVKCNVPTGAFYVFPDLSAYFGKDFNGEAIRDADDLALYLLHEGHVAAVSGTGFGAPECIRFSYAASEENLKEAFTRVKNALAKLA, encoded by the coding sequence ATGCTACCAACTTCCGACACACTCAACAGAGTATCTGAATCCGCAACCATCAAAATGGCTCAACTCAGCAGAGAATTATCCGCCAAAGGCGTAAACGTCATCAGTTTGTCATTGGGCGAACCTGACTTTAACACGCCCCAGCATATCAAGGAAGCCGCCAAAAAGGCTATCGACAGCGGCAAATACGATTCTTATTCTCCTATCTCCGGTTACCTGGATTTAAGACAGGCCATCTGTGAAAAACTGAAACGCGATAATCAACTGGAGTACAAGCCGGAAAATATTGTAGTTTCCACGGGTGCCAAACAATCCTTGGCCAACATTTTCATTTCCTTCTTAAACGAAGGCGATGAAGTCATCATTCCCGCTCCTTTCTGGGTGTCTTATCCGGAACAGGTAAAATTGTGCAATGCCGTTCCGGTATATATCCCGACATCGGTAGACGCCGATTTCAAAATGACAGCAGCACAACTGGAAGCTGCGATCACCCCCAAAACAAAATTCTTAGTCTATTCTTCCCCAAGCAACCCTACCGGCTCTGTTTATACCAAAGAGGAACTGGAAAGCTTTGTTCAGGTGTTGGAAAGACATCCGCATGTCTATGTTATTTCCGATGAAATTTACGAGCATATCAACTATACCGGAAAACACGTTTCCATTGCGGAATTCCCTTCCATGAAAGACCGAACAATCGTCGTGAACGGACAGGCAAAAGGCTACGCGATGACGGGATGGAGAATCGGATATATGGCAGCACCTGCTTCTATTGCTAAAGCTTGTGATAAGCTACAGGGACAGATCACTTCCGGTACGAACTCGGTGGCACAGCATGCGACGATTACAGCCTTGCTGGGCGACCAGCAGCCAACATACGATATGCGTGAAGCATTCAGAAAAAGAAGAGACCTGGTATTGGATATGCTGAAAGACATTCCGAATGTGAAATGCAATGTGCCTACCGGAGCCTTTTATGTATTCCCGGATTTAAGCGCCTATTTCGGCAAAGACTTTAATGGCGAGGCCATCAGGGATGCCGATGACTTAGCGTTATACTTACTGCACGAAGGACATGTGGCTGCTGTGAGCGGGACCGGCTTCGGCGCACCGGAATGTATCCGTTTTTCGTATGCCGCTTCAGAAGAAAATTTAAAAGAAGCCTTCACCCGTGTTAAGAACGCACTCGCGAAATTGGCATAG
- a CDS encoding YjbQ family protein, translating to MIAQFSVTLPAYSRGFHLITREVLHSIPALPKTGILHVFIQHTSAALIVNENADSDVRMDLGNWMNRAVKENEPYYSHTLEGADDMPAHIKSSLMGSSVSIPITSYRLNLGTWQGIYLCEFRNNGGRRNLIVTIYGE from the coding sequence ATGATTGCTCAGTTTTCTGTTACATTGCCTGCTTATTCAAGAGGGTTCCACCTCATCACCCGGGAGGTATTGCATTCCATTCCTGCATTACCGAAAACGGGTATCCTGCATGTTTTTATTCAGCATACCTCTGCTGCACTGATCGTAAATGAAAATGCGGACAGCGATGTCAGAATGGATCTTGGCAACTGGATGAATCGGGCTGTAAAGGAGAATGAACCTTATTACAGCCATACGCTGGAAGGAGCCGATGATATGCCGGCGCATATTAAGTCATCGCTCATGGGGAGTTCCGTTTCCATTCCCATTACAAGTTATCGGCTGAACTTAGGAACATGGCAGGGAATTTATCTGTGTGAATTCAGAAACAACGGTGGGAGAAGAAATTTGATTGTGACAATATACGGGGAATAA
- a CDS encoding C40 family peptidase: protein MKKAALSLLLVTTLLTNNSYASGGFCSILEKICDQKNIDLDAFSYFFQKVGVNINKATDLGMYANIFKWLYTPYRYGGKGDKGIDCSNYVYKLMNEATCTDSYATSRQLADLTEYVDREELREGDLVFFNVQGGGISHVGIYLQNGKFTHSSSSQGVTISDLSDSYWEKRYCRAGRIK, encoded by the coding sequence ATGAAAAAAGCAGCACTTTCCTTATTATTGGTTACTACACTGTTAACGAATAACAGTTATGCCAGCGGAGGATTCTGTTCCATTCTCGAAAAAATCTGTGATCAGAAAAACATAGATTTGGATGCATTCTCCTATTTTTTCCAAAAAGTAGGTGTCAATATCAACAAAGCCACAGACCTGGGAATGTATGCGAACATTTTCAAATGGTTGTACACGCCTTATCGCTATGGTGGTAAAGGAGACAAAGGAATTGATTGCTCCAACTACGTGTACAAATTAATGAATGAGGCAACCTGCACCGACTCCTATGCCACATCCCGGCAATTAGCCGACCTGACTGAGTATGTAGACAGGGAAGAATTGAGAGAAGGTGATTTAGTGTTCTTCAATGTTCAGGGCGGTGGCATTTCACATGTCGGCATTTACCTCCAAAACGGAAAGTTCACCCATTCTTCCTCCTCACAGGGAGTAACCATCAGTGATTTAAGCGACTCTTACTGGGAAAAACGTTACTGCAGAGCCGGAAGAATCAAATAA